Part of the Lolium rigidum isolate FL_2022 chromosome 6, APGP_CSIRO_Lrig_0.1, whole genome shotgun sequence genome, GGAGGGGTACCATACCTGATTTATGGGGTACCATACGGATTTACGTCCGTGGGCAGCCGGTTTCTTCGCATATCTTCTTTTCTCTAGGAGAGATGGAAATCATGGAATCGGCCAAAAAAAATtaccaattttttttatttgagaCCTACTAGTAAACATGTACCTGCACATACTCGTAAATTGAACTTTATATTGACTTTGATTTGATCAACTCCCTAGAAAAAGTAGCTACATCTATAACACTAAATTAATGTTGCTAGATTCATCTTCATACGCTAGCTAATAGTGTAATAGTTAGATACCacatgtgtttgccaaatttggtcaaattttaaaatgtttgactttcaaaaaagaaaagcttATCCGTGGACGGAGAGAGTAATACATTTGGAATTTGTGGAAGTTATATGATAGGATAACTCGTCACTCATTCACAAGTACCAAGCAGTCTTTCCCTTAACCTCGAGTTCAACATATATCTCCCAAACACTTAATCCCATTTTCCTGCTTCTATTCTTAGGGTTCTCTTCCAAAGATGTCGGCTGCCCACTCTACATTAATTGTTGCATCGTTCACCTTCTCCGTGTTGCACCGTCGGAGTATGCATTTTGCCAACGGCCTTGTCTGACAAGTTGACATCTCCCGGTCACCACAAAGGGGAGAATCCGCAATAAGGTGTCATTTCCCGTTCTTGAAAAGAATACCGGCGGCCACGATATTACTGGTTACAAGAAATACAAGAAATAGTGCAAATACCGCCCTATGTTTTTTCAAACAAAAATTACAatttatctataatttattaaaaTTCTTCAAATTTGAGTAATTACAAAGAATTTGGTATATACCGGCCGGGTACCAAGTAAACCGGTTAGCGGCGAGATTTCAGAAATATCCGCGAAGAAAAAAAACTAGTGGTAATAATATATACCAGAAATATATATTGTGCCAAATAGAATAAAATTGGGAATGAATCTATACTATGAAATTGAACTTTACAATTAAAATGTATTCGTGCTTTCTAGCTCGGCGTATAAACAATTTGGGCCGCAATCTCTCAACCAAGGATCAGGTGGAACATTATTACAAATAGAGAACCGCGGTTCCTTAAACACTACATCAATTTGTTGTTAAGTATCTCAATTTGGCCAATTCTTAATTAGAAAAGTCTTGCTTGTTCGTCCTCCTGATCTACACCTAGAAAGGGAACGACTATTGGGTTTaagagaaaagaaaggaaaaaagataaTCTACAACAAAAGTGATAAGTTGGAGCAGGACCAAATGATCTTGCCGGTGAAAGCGTCGTGGACAAGGCGCTATATTGTATTTGTGTCAGTTCATCAACTCTTACCGCTAACCAACATGAATTGGCGCAACACAAATTATAAACCCAATAGCTAGAAAAAAGATGGAGACAAAAAAATCATACACGAGTAAAACTAAATCAGTTTCTTACCAAAGAGCGAAGAAAGCAATGCACTTCCTTGTCGTATCATGCATCAGGCTTTGCCATGAAACAACCGGTTGAGTATATCATGAATTACTACAAGCATGCAAGCAAGGATAAACACAAGATTACTGATAGGAATTCCATGTACCAAGCGGCAAATGATACATGTTCCTTAGTATTAGGGCCAATTTCCTCAGCTAGGCATGGCTGTTCCGACACCAAAACCTGTTGGAGGAAGGGAATCCTCTCCGTCAGAGGTTCAAAACTCCTATTTTGATGCCACCGACCCAACTATGGTTATAAcctggcctcttttagggttgttCATGGTCCTATGAACTATTCTAACACAAAAGGAGATAGAAGTCACatgaaatcaccaatttggataGAAATCTATGGGAAGAAGCCGCACTGCCACTATTAGGGTTTGCCTGGAATTGAGCTAGGAAGGGTCGCTATAGCCCCTCTTGTGTGTGGtcccaatatgtatatatatcagTGTTGTAATGATGAAAATATCCATACTTAGTGTTTACGCCCTTAATTTACATCTAGGGTTTAGGTCTAGTGTTTAAGTTCATGATTTGGGACTAGGGTTAGATCTTGACCTTAACCATATATGTATGCCGAACACTAGATCTAGACTCTAATCCTTGCCTGTACCCTAAATCCTACACCCTTAGACATAGACTTAGACACTAAAATCTATACCCTATGAATACCAAAATAATATATCTCGTGATCCGTGATCGTAGGCACACCATTAAAGAGAAGTCATTTTGATGTTTTACAAcccatttttgtgggctataTGGCATTGTTTTGTGTTTCCCCTTGTTTTCATTTTATGCAAGAAACAATCATTTCATGTGTCTTTTTGTCGTCCTCGTAGTGTACTTGGATCCCCGAGTGTCCATTCATTTCTCCATCAACACACTTTTTTTTCATGAGGCATGACTTGTGCATACGAGTTTCGATCAATTGGAGGCTACATGCATGGAAAGCTCCCCGGAGTTAGGGTTTCTCAAACCTCTACCAATTTCAATATGTTTCTTCATTTTCACTTGCCGGACGTCTTGGTCGGGTGCAAAAAattgggcccctcgtgactcccTTCTAACTAACCTCCTTCCAGCCGTATCAAATTGCTCGTTGACAAAGTAGTTATGAAGCTTACACATGGAGACTAGGGCATCACCATGTCCCTCGGGATTACAAACCGGTTGTCGGCGTGGATCTCATCACCTTGTACTCGCACATAGGACAAGCGTGTTTACACACGCTGATGCCCGTTACTTGTCCTTTGGGGCCTCGCTCGATTGTTGGCGCGTGGTGCAGACGAGGGCACCGTTCTTGATTGTGCAGTCACGTAAGCCGGATGGTTGGGGGCGAGGTGGGCTTGGCGGCGTGAAAAACAAGGATGCTGCTTTGAAAACCTGCCACCTTGATTGCCTTGTCTATATCCACATGCACATGAAAAAGAGCGGCAACCCAAACTTTTAAATTAGTAGTAAGAAGTAAATAAAAGGAAATTCGCAGGCCTGGGCTGCGAACCATGGAAACCTTTGGGCCAACGCACCCCCATTTTCGCTCTGTCTCGCTTGTAGCCGTCGGATGGAAATCGACCCGACGGATGGAACCCTAACTAACAGTCGCAATCCCCTCTCGGCTCTCCCTTCCCCGACCCAAATCCTGACAGCCAGATCCAAGGCCAGCAGCTCCGGCCATCCTCCGGCGCCGCCCCGGCcatctccctctcctccctccgccAATGTTCCAGCCACTCCCGAGCCCACCCACCAGATTGACCACCCACGCCCAGGACATGCCGACGAGAGAGGCGCCGCCCAGCAGCCATGTCGTCGCGGCAGCCCGTtcgccggcgcgcgcgtgcaccggtCAGACAGTGCGCGGCGCTCCGTCGAACTCGCTGCCCGCATCGCTCGTCAAGACGGCGAGGTGGACTCCGGCACCAGGACGCGACGGCGCCGCTCCTGGCCCTTTTCCCCGGCCGATTCATCGCCGTGACCGGTCGACGAGCCCCTGGCCGCGCTCTTCCTCGTCGCCTGAGGCCGGGATGAGGCCGCCGTGGTGCCCTTCGTCACCGGCCGCCGAGGACCATCCGAGCTTCACTCGCCGCGCCCTGCTCTGGGACGTCGCCGTCCAGGTACACCAAAACATAAACCTGATCCTTTTCTTCCCTAATTCAGTTTGACTGAAAAGTGATTTCTTGGCATAGTAGCAGGACGTTGAGTGACAACTCGGTGCAGTACGAGCGACGACAGGAAAGGTGGAGGGGAGATGAAGGAGAAAGACGGCTCCTGTTCTGCCGCAAATGGATAGGCGCGAGGCTGGCTGCTTCCAGCAGCGCTAGCATCATTTCTTGCACGAGGAGCTCCAGCATGGATAGGTTGATTTTTTCCTTTGGCATGCTGCTGCCCGATGTTGGCGCTGTTTACTCTTGCTTTGTTTGTCACCATTAGTCCATCAAGCCTCTCTTAATTAGGAAGATGCATGTTTGAGATTCATGGAAGTATATGCGTTACATGAGCATTTGTTGTTCATTTCTTCATTGGGTTTAGGTGATCCTCTATTTGGTTAACACGGATTTCGTTTCGACTTTTTAATGTGTCACTATAAAGTTGCTTAAACCTGAAATATGCTGTTTTAACTCAATCAAAAGTGCAAATTTATGGGACATAGCTTTCTGACTGTGCAAGATCATTTCTAACCTTTGAAACTTTGATTCGGCAATCTTCAAACCctattttcgggatttgctttgaATTGTTCTTGTGGTTAGATGATTCTAACAGTATCTCCTTTGATGAAGTCAATCAGTAGTATATTGATCAATGTTTATATGCCTAATTTCTGCCTTGATCAATGCTCCCGGAGTCAATAGTGTTTATAGTTGATCCATGATGCATATCAAACTGGAATAATTGTCTATAGTAATTATCAATTGTATCTGTTTATTTAGACACTATTATAGTACATGATGTCAATAATCAGTGGTTTAAAGCACTCTTTTCCAGATTTCTAAATTGTTTGTGTGCATATGCATTACTGTTAATTAATTTGACTACCAGCGTCCAACTACTTCtattcctttttttttgaacCATGCCCGACTATCATACATATGAATCTGTTGGTTTTGCTGTAATAAATCCTGTAAGTGATGATACCTACAGCTAATTGTATGGGCAATAATTTTTATGTAAAGCTATATACTTGAATATTTAGTGATTTATGCCGctgcacatatttgtatggatgtGGCCATGGAAACTGGTTGCGTGCATACTCAGTAGATTTATAGGCACTAGTATGAGCtcgatttttttacttttttgtttcttgttatgcATAGGCATAGCTGAAATTTTGCATATTTTTCAGGTTCGTATCATATTGGAGGAGGCCGACGTGTTGAAGGGTGACAAGCAGGGTTTCCGGGAGGTTGTCTTGGTGGTGAGCTGGGAGGAGGAGTAGGCGTGTTACTGAACGTCATTGGGGACATCAAGAAGCGCAGCGTGGTGGCGCTCCGGTGGATTGACTGCAAGGTCTCCGTCGAGAGTAGCGCTGCACCTGGCAGTCGCACTTCTCTGAAGCCCTCACCTAACAGGTTGCCACCGCACCATTCTCTGTTTGGTTCAGTACATGTTGCTGTGCATATTTTGTTCAGTTGTGTTTGCTGAATGAGTGAAGAGTGGCAAGCAATCTTGTCTTTTTTGGCATGTTCTGGGGAAGCCCTGTCTTGTACTCGATCGAATCGATCGCCCCTGCTTTCCGTTTCAGATATAGATCCTTGTAGTTGTATATACGTGCTCCAGAATGGAAATCTTTGATAAATGAGAATTTGTCCTTTCCTTGTGGGGAAGAACAACCAAGTTCTTTTTCGTTCTTTTTAGGCTTTCTCAAACTGAATTTCAGATTGATCACATGTATGCAGCACTGTATTTCATCTTGTGGTCTTGAATAAAATTAGCCTTGTAGTAGTATGGCCTcgatttgatttttttgattGTTTGCCGCTTGTTATGCGTAGACATTGCTGAATTCTTGTATATTTTTGAGGTTCAAATTATATCGGAGGAGGAGCTGAAGGGTATGAAGCAGGGCTCTGGGAGGCAAgttgagggagaggaggaggcgcggtgTTGAGCGTCATCGGCTACATCCAGAAGCGCATTGTGTAGGCGCTCCGGTGGCAGCGGATTGACTACAAAGTCTCTGTGAAGAGCAGCGCCCCTCCTGGCAGCCACTCTTCTCCGAGGCCGTCCCTCACCTACCGGCATCAACTCTCCACGACACCGTTAAGTAGTAACATCATTTGTGTAATGTAATGCTTGAGGGGAGCAGTTTGTAACAGTGTTAAGTGGTTGCTTTACACGTTTAGGCCCAGGTTATTCTTAACACTGGTGGAGCTACGCACTAGGATAGGAGTTGTGCGGTTTTATTTGGTGATTATTGGTTTCGAAGAGTTTTTGTATGTAGTCCCTGTGTTGTAGAAATAAGTGTCGCCgatttgtctagattcgcatgtatctagacgtgttttatGGTGTAGATACATGCCAATTTAGACAAATGGTGCTACTCTTTAGTTTTGAAGAGAGGATTTAGAAGCAGGAGGATGTTGAATTGAATCAATGGAGACCAGGTACAGCAATGGTCAGGTCTGTGGTTTTACCTGGCCCGGTGTAGTGCAGAATCTTTTGAAAATGTATATGATTCAAGGTAATGTCCGAAAATAGGGGTTGGCCATGTGAAAAATCTATTAGTAGCATTTTACGCGCACGTACGAACAAGTTTGGTTGCAAGCGATGGAGAGAATAAAGAGGAGCTTTAACGGAAATTCGTTTCAGCTCTCGGGTGTACATGCACCTGATTTCTGCACCAATCACGTTCAGCCTGCTGCAACATTTGTCAGCGTATTCAGCTAAGTATTCTTTTGTATCTCTCTTTTTTAACAGTGTCCAGCCGCATCTCAGAAAGGTAATCAATGCCTGCTTCTCCCTCTCAGCGTAATAGTACATGACAGAGGGTAATTTTCTTCGAAGCTGCCTCGAGGCTGGATGAACGCAACGGAAGGCAAATCCACGCGACCACGCCCACCACGCCGGCGCTCCTGCATCACCGAGTGTTGCCGCGCGCGACCCACTCTCTCCGCCGCCTCGTTTCCCTCGGACTCAGCTAACAGTAGTACATCACTTAGCTTTCGTTCTTCTTCCTTTGTACACGGGTAGTCCAAATCCAACTTGCCGCCGCCCACAACTGCTTACACCGAAAGGGAAGCTGAAATCGTCCGGCGAGAATAAGCGCAAAAAATTCATCAAGCTCCGTGCAGGTCGACCTGGAGACTGCCAGCGATCGTCGCGGCGGGTTCCCAGAGGTGAACGACGAGCGTGCGTCCATGTCCCCCTGTGTCAATGCCGTTCGGCACAACAACCAGATCGATCCTGCGCGATGGTTCTCACAGGTCAGCTGCGGCCTACGACCTCTGAGGCTCTGACTGATGGCGTCTCTGGGAGACGTTGCATAGGCATAAGCGTAATGGACGTCTCGGCTTGCCGCACTGCACGATTGGCGGTGGTTCCATGAGCACACTCGACTCGGCCACCGGCGAGCAGGCGTGCGGGGATCTCCACCGTGAGCATGACGGTGGCAGGGAGCAGGTTGGGCGGGGACCTCGACGGAGCAGTTCCCCTTGGCTTCGACAGTTTCTTGCCTTTCCTGGTCGGCGTGATTCGGTTGCAGTAATCCTCCACCACGCTTTCagcaaaaaagaaacaaaatgcACACTCCCTTCCAACCGGTCCGAATCCAGCTCCGCTCCAGACAGATGCATGGATGAAAATCATGTACCCACGGTCCAGGATTTCTGGCATTTTTCCACGAATCATTTTCTTCCGGTACATGATAGAGACGTAACGTTCGTCGTTCGTGCCGTTCAGGAACGAATTTATTAGCATACGTCTGAGCAATCCGTACTTGTGTACCGATACGAGCCCTCTCGTTTACGTGAAATTTCTTCACGTCTTCAGAAAAAGGTAGCTCTGACAATCACAGCTCTGCAGGCAACATGATTGGTCTAGAAAGGCAGGAGCATTTGAACCcgggagccaaaacgccacccccGGAGCTTTAATTATTATATTAATCGATGGAGCTTTATTAACGAACCTGGCCGTGGTCTTTCGCGGAGATGAATTTCGTGTCGTTATCGAACGTACCCGTGGATCGAGGCATCGCATTATTTATTGTGTGGCATGCTGGCGCGAGAGAGAAATTTCGAAGAGTTTTTGTATGTAGTCCCTGTGTTTTAGAAATAAGTGTCGCCCATTTATCAGATTCGCATGTATCTAGACGTGAGACGTGTCTTATTGTGTAGATATATGTCAATTTAGACAAATGGTGCAACTCTTTAGTTTTGAAGAGATGACTTATATGCAAACCGATTTTTTCCCTCGTCGGCTCGTCGCTCGTgagaggtggcggcgggatccaatcttcccaatctccggccagggcgttgggcctggtttcctcttcctccacttgccgctctggcggcggcatgagggagggggaacctcgttcctccgttctggcctagtagttagggttagtTTTTGCCTGCTATGGTgcatcgttggggtggtgggagcggcgtccGGACAAATAAATCTGCCACAACTCCACTTCCACACCGGTGGCGACCTtcatggcggcgtctcggagttgttggcaatgTGTGCTTGTTGATCTTTCAGATCGGCAGCTccgttcttcagatctggtgagatctgtttctcgacgtgtcactgacgtttgtcgttgtccacgatgGCGATGGGGGCCGATGCGGTGTCTGAACCGTCCCGTTTTTTTCCTCTAAAACTCCAAAATAGCAGTTATTATACGGATGGGGGTCGGATggggtctgctagagatgctctaagtgaaaATTCAAAATAGCAGTTATTATACTCGTTGGCGATGATTTGAAAATGTTTTGAAAATTTATGTGATGTCCGAAAATAGGGGTTGGGCATGTGAAAATTCTATTATTAGCAGCATTTTACGCGCACGTAGGATTAGGAACCACAAGTTTGGTTGCAAGTGATGGAGGGAATAAAGAGGAGCTTTATTAATCGATGGATGAATCATAACGAACCTGGCCGCGCTGTTTCGCGGAGATGATTTTCGTGTCGTTGTAATCGAACGTACGCGTCGATCGAGGCGTCGGATTTAATTTATTGTGTGGCATGCGTAGGTGCGCGAGAGAGAAAACCCGTGCGCACTGCTTCGATTGCAGCTGGCTCGATCGATCGACTCGAGGCAGCTACGAATCCACCTCCACCACGATACACGCACACGCAACCGTACGTGTTGTGCCACACCGCGCGAGGCTGCTGAAGCTGCAACCGTACGTCCGGCCTCGCGCGGGAGACGCCTTCCACCCCTTGGGCCACACCTCATCGACGCACGCAACCGGCGACAGGCTGGCGACTCGTTCCAGCTCGCGGAGTGCTCCAATCGACTTCCTCTTCGCCACGCACGGCGCGTCCACCTCCTCGCTCTGCTGGGCGGTCTCCGCGCTAGAGTCCCACCCGGACGTGCTCGCGCGCGTGCGCGCCGAGGTGGCGGCCGTCTGGTCGCCCGAGTCCGGCGAGCCCATCACCGCCGAGAAGATCCAGGGGATGAGGTACACGCAGGCGGTGGCGCGCGAGGTGGTCCGGTACCGCCCGCCGGCGACGCTGGTGCCGCACATCGCGGGCGAGCCGTTCCAGCTCACCGAGTGGTACACGGTGCCCAAGGGCGCCATCGTCTTCCCGTCCGTCTACGAGTCCTCCTTCCAGGGCTTCCCGGCGCCCGACGCCTTCGACCCGGACCGCTTCTTCTCCGACGCGCGCAGGGAGGACGTGGCCTTCAAGCGCAACTTCCTCGCATTCGGCGCCGGCGCGCACCAGTGCGTCGGCCAGCGCTACGCGCTCAACCACCTCGTGCTCTTCCTCGCGCTCTTCGTCTCCGTCGCTGACTTCAAGCGGGACACCACGGACGGCTGCGACGACCCCGTGTACATGCCCACCATCGTGCCCAGGGACGGCTGCTCCGTCTACCTCAACCAACGCTGCGCAAGCTTCCCCTCCTTCTGAGTCGTCTGAGCTGCTCGTCCTTGTCCTCCCATTATTCCGTCCTCCCTCCTTGTCTCTCTCTGCTTCTTTCCTTCATCTGGTCGTGTCGACTGATGATCTGTAGTAGCTAGGACCCGGTGTTTCTTGTGTTAGTTCATTCCATTGGACCATTCATCAAATTATTTCATTTGTCATTGCTCTAGTGGTAGTAGATGTCGCGTACCGTGTGCTCATAGTAGGGTTCCATCAATATGTCATGTCTGAAATGGAAGTTTGCAGCTCACGTGTGTACTGGAGCACAAAAGTGTGATCCACATGTATACTTTGAATCG contains:
- the LOC124664979 gene encoding cytochrome P450 710A2-like — protein: MRRCAREKTRAHCFDCSWLDRSTRGSYESTSTTIHAHATVRVVPHRARLLKLQPYVRPRAGDAFHPLGHTSSTHATGDRLATRSSSRSAPIDFLFATHGASTSSLCWAVSALESHPDVLARVRAEVAAVWSPESGEPITAEKIQGMRYTQAVAREVVRYRPPATLVPHIAGEPFQLTEWYTVPKGAIVFPSVYESSFQGFPAPDAFDPDRFFSDARREDVAFKRNFLAFGAGAHQCVGQRYALNHLVLFLALFVSVADFKRDTTDGCDDPVYMPTIVPRDGCSVYLNQRCASFPSF